A single genomic interval of Oryza sativa Japonica Group chromosome 7, ASM3414082v1 harbors:
- the LOC4344401 gene encoding protein NETWORKED 2D isoform X1 — protein MLQRAASNAYSWWWASHIRTTQSKWLDANLQVTTLDESTIILAHAEMETRVKIMLKLLGEEADTFGKRAEMYYRRRPEVINHVEEVYRAYRALVERYDHLSKELHKANHTIATACPQHDVSLLQEQDDAEFTPIRIQESTTTVQEVLNPKGHARPCAPHFTKQNAQQEIDTLQKAILVLQTEKEFVKSSYETGITKYREIEKQIADMQDQVCHIQNEFDAHASIEDDEARALMTITALRSCQGTVANLVKIFEELVRVAAGESEKVNYLRQKLYAMNYIIDPSKGEVGTTNIAVKNRVYPNTQEILELQPIYEKIEKFFELNSESVVQEMAERVDELVDKVMNLELKFPKQSAQIKQLKEDNDSLKDRLDDLQDEIALRDDPSDLSEQLKLAEDELNRVKALERSVIEEEVLVSTVFSEVVSCITNISKAFGSIDPEDMTSLSAAVENDGEITSDDISTSLPEEEFRGTEEATTDDNLGRDRCRKEDASGVEGHDSLDGTDGIDDCKNGNEENFQSENRLIQEDLMDKRSIQASNNIDRIVIPGKENGFNNACEGKIDCSPSGNTKKYRDIGNDVIDNSVQGESLKGEHPPTVISQTHLPHSECLDTLTNKSDSDEKGSSVVVTVNSFGGSKRIQGLRIGGDENSMSGNSLIQEELRDDKSLKTPGYVNLVGSTNQHSLSDGSTTEEISLPKVSNSCFSDADMRLELCHTEEAISVEEWPKQDGQLIAPETMKSLNGGSKVDSSEKGGRTSLEHMNSIQDLKTSELVDAHSSRVYQQVPKVTTKSNNIASCIPHGELEMRSSDGREHTRQASTLSKPGSMSLRVNSSLVAERDAPSWQEFLLDGIEGREALLLDDYTLILRNYKETKRRLAELEKKNEQHPKETKTVIRELRNANSMKYVEIQSLRDLLDPSEDISSTHSKMGFNRSNHPLDTEISVLEGIDVRHTGVRKNTSPFEVKFRSEIDALVEENLQFLVRFSMACHRMQDFDSKYQELQKGMGDFEVKKTGEPDAAAESDPAEKKLRELRTELDVWFEQNALLDQDLQLKTMSLCRLQEEIAEALRASAETDGGRFTPYEAAKFQGEVLNMQQSSGKIERELQSALKRMRELEGKVNDGLQKLRESFDLSCRRSSLVEEESSSTSYHSQFKHFPTRTRVPLRNFLFGTKPKKKSIFACINPTLQKQFSDL, from the exons ATGCTGCAGCGGGCGGCAAGCAATGCCTACTCGTGGTGGTGGGCGAGCCACATCCGCACCACGCAGTCCAAATGGCTCGACGCCAATCTCCAAG TCACTACACTAGATGAGAGTACTATTATTTTGGCGCACGCAGAGATGGAAACCAGAGTCAAGATCATGCTCAAGCTCCTGGGAGAGGAAGCCGATACGTTCGGCAAGAGAGCCGAGATGTACTACCGCAGGAGGCCAGAGGTGATTAACCATGTGGAAGAGGTTTACAGGGCCTACAGAGCTCTCGTTGAACGCTACGACCACTTATCCAAGGAGCTGCATAAGGCCAACCACACCATTGCTACTGCATGCCCACAACACGACGTCTCCTTGTTACAAGAACAAGACGATGCTGAATTCACACCCATCAGAATACAGGAATCCACTACTACTGTACAGGAGGTTTTGAACCCAAAAGGACATGCGCGCCCCTGTGCTCCTCACTTCACCAAACAGAATGCGCAACAAGAGATCGACACACTTCAAAAGGCTATACTTGTCCTGCAAACCGAGAAAGAATTCGTTAAGAGCTCTTACGAGACTGGGATTACCAAGTATCGGGAGATCGAGAAGCAGATTGCAGATATGCAGGACCAGGTATGCCACATCCAAAATGAGTTTGATGCACATGCGTCCATCGAGGATGATGAAGCCCGTGCCCTGATGACCATTACAGCTCTTAGATCTTGTCAAGGCACAGTAGCTAATCTTGTGAAAATATTTGAAGAGTTAGTCAGGGTTGCAGCAGGGGAGTCCGAAAAAGTAAATTATCTCCGACAAAAACTGTATGCTATGAACTACATCATTGACCCGTCTAAGGGAGAAGTTGGCACAACAAACATCGCAGTGAAAAATAGAGTTTATCCTAATACTCAGGAAATACTGGAGCTGCAacctatatatgaaaaaatcgAAAAGTTTTTTGAGCTCAACTCTGAATCTGTTGTGCAGGAGATGGCAGAGAGAGTTGATGAGCTTGTTGATAAGGTCATGAACTTGGAGCTCAAATTCCCAAAGCAGTCCGCTCAAATCAAGCAGCTGAAGGAAGATAATGATAGCCTCAAAGATAGGTTGGATGATCTACAAGATGAGATAGCACTTCGAGATGATCCAAGTGACTTAAGTGAACAGCTCAAGTTAGCAGAAGATGAGTTGAACAGAGTCAAGGCTCTTGAAAGATCTGTTATTGAGGAAGAAGTTCTTGTTAGCACAGTCTTTTCTGAAGTTGTTAGTTGCATCACTAATATCTCAAAGGCCTTTGGATCTATTGATCCAGAGGACATGACTAGTTTATCAGCTGCAGTTGAAAATGATGGGGAAATAACATCAGATGATATCAGCACCTCACTGCCAGAAGAAGAATTCAGGGGTACAGAGGAAGCAACTACAGATGATAATTTGGGCAGAGACAGGTGTAGAAAAGAAGATGCCTCAGGAGTTGAGGGTCATGATTCACTAGATGGTACTGATGGCATTGATGACTGTAAGAATGGCAACGAGGAAAACTTTCAAAGTGAAAATCGCTTAATCCAAGAAGACTTGATGGATAAAAGGTCAATACAAGCTAGCAATAACATTGATCGAATTGTTATTCCAGGCAAAGAAAATGGTTTTAACAACGCATGTGAAGGCAAAATAGATTGCAGCCCATCAGGTAATACGAAGAAATATAGAGACATAGGAAATGATGTTATTGACAACTCTGTTCAAGGGGAAAGTTTGAAAGGTGAACATCCACCAACGGTAATAAGTCAGACTCACCTCCCACACTCAGAATGTTTAGATACTTTAACCAATAAAAGTGACTCCGATGAGAAAGGGTCATCAGTGGTTGTTACTGTGAATTCATTCGGAGGCAGCAAGAGAATACAAGGCTTAAGGATTGGTGGCGATGAAAATTCTATGTCTGGGAACAGCTTGATCCAGGAAGAACTCAGAGATGACAAATCACTAAAAACACCTGGATATGTTAATTTGGTTGGTTCTACAAACCAACATAGTTTGAGTGATGGAAGCACCACTGAAGAAATCTCATTACCCAAAGTTTCTAATAGTTGTTTCAGTGATGCAGATATGAGACTGGAATTATGTCATACTGAAGAAGCAATATCTGTTGAAGAATGGCCAAAACAAGATGGTCAGCTGATTGCCCCAGAAACTATGAAAAGTTTGAACGGAGGCAGCAAAGTTGACTCATCTGAGAAAGGTGGCCGCACTTCATTAGAGCATATGAACAGCATACAGGATTTGAAGACTAGTGAACTTGTGGATGCACATTCGTCAAGAGTGTATCAGCAAGTACCCAAAGTAACAACAAAATCAAACAATATTGCTAGTTGCATTCCTCATGGTGAGCTAGAGATGAGAAGTTCGGATGGCAGAGAACATACAAGACAAGCAAGTACCTTGAGCAAGCCTGGAAGCATGAGCTTGCGCGTCAATTCTAGTTTGGTTGCAGAAAGAGATGCACCTAGCTGGCAGGAGTTTCTCCTTGATGGCATTGAAGGTAGAGAAGCATTATTGCTAGACGACTACACTTTAATTCTCCGGAACTATAAAGAAACAAAGAGAAGGCTTGCTgaattggaaaagaaaaatgagCAACATCCCAAAGAGACAAAGACAGTAATAAGGGAGTTGAGGAATGCAAATTCCATGAAATATGTTGAGATCCAGTCCCTAAGAGATCTCCTGGATCCTTCAGAAGATATATCATCCACACATAGTAAAATGGGTTTTAacagatcaaatcatcctttggACACAGAAATTTCTGTGCTGGAGGGAATCGATGTAAGACACACTGGTGTACGGAAGAATACTTCACCTTTCGAAGTGAAGTTCAGATCTGAGATTGATGCTCTGGTTGAGGAAAACTTGCAGTTCTTGGTAAGGTTTAGCATGGCTTGCCACCGCATGCAGGACTTTGACAGCAAATATCAGGAGCTACAAAAGGGAATGGGGGATTTTGAAGTTAAGAAGACAGGAGAACCTGATGCTGCAGCCGAGTCTGATCCTGCTGAAAAGAAGTTGAGAGAGCTAAGAACTGAACTGGATGTATGGTTTGAACAGAATGCACTTCTTGATCAAGACCTGCAGCTCAAAACCATGTCTCTTTGCAGATTGCAGGAGGAGATAGCTGAAGCCTTGCGTGCTAGCGCAGAGACTGATGGTGGTAGGTTTACACCATACGAAGCAGCCAAGTTTCAAGGGGAGGTACTGAACATGCAACAGTCTAGTGGTAAGATCGAGAGGGAGTTACAGTCAGCACTGAAGCGCATGAGAGAACTTGAAGGCAAGGTCAATGACGGCTTGCAGAAGCTGCGTGAGAGCTTTGATCTTTCATGCAGGAGGTCATCTTTGGTGGAGGAAGaaagcagcagcaccagctaCCACAGCCAATTCAAACACTTCCCGACTAGAACAAGAGTGCCATTGCGGAACTTCCTATTCGGCACAAAGCCGAAGAAGAAATCAATATTTGCCTGCATAAATCCTACGTTGCAGAAACAGTTCAGCGATCTGTGA
- the LOC4344402 gene encoding uncharacterized protein isoform X3 — MDDRDLDSAALWAAVDSAAAAQASRRDHDRTHLRNLEDDEHRDRGGEVVQPARPFKVPRLLTTPPPPSPRPLQLQMAPRPHSSPNLTLTPDATRLVVVDTPPPTPTACFAAHDLFPAISVANFRKYQEAALSILDKSDYTSISGNPYIKKSGWRKISCFFNISFEIKDRSIEFDENRNVNRAEFLVRASMQGGRFSDGWGSCDRREKKFNKPNHDVPSTAETRAKNKACQFIGLGSTSIG, encoded by the exons ATGGACGACCGCGACCTGGACTCCGCCGCGCTCTGGGCCGCCGTCGactcggcggccgccgcccaaGCCTCCCGCCGCGACCACGACCGTACGCACCTCCGCAATCTGGAGGACGACGAGCATCGAGATCGAGGAGGCGAGGTGGTGCAGCCCGCCCGTCCCTTCAAGGTCCCTCGACTCCTGACTACGCCGCCCCCGCCCTCTCCTCGGCCTCTGCAACTGCAGATGGCCCCCCGGCCCCATTCCTCGCCCAACCTCACCCTCACGCCCGACGCCACcaggctcgtcgtcgtcgacaccCCACCTCCCACACCTACCGCCTGCTTCGCCGCCCACGACCTCTTCCCCGCCATCTCCGTCGCCAACTTCAGAAAGTACCAGGAGGCAGCCCTCTCG ATTCTAGATAAAAGCGACTACACCTCCATCAGTGGGAATCCATACATCAAGAAATCAG GCTGGAGGAAAATATCATGCTTCTTCAATATCTCATTTGAAATCAAGGACCGCTCCATTGAGTTCGATGAAAACCGCAATGTCAACCGTGCCGAGTTTCTCGTTCGAGCATCGATGCA AGGTGGCAGGTTTTCGGATGGTTGGGGTTCATGTGATCGGCGTGAGAAAAAATTTAACAAACCAAACCATGATGTTCCCAGCACAGCTGAAACCAGAGCTAAGAACAAAGCCTGTCAG TTCATCGGGCTGGGGTCAACAAGCATCGGCTAA
- the LOC4344401 gene encoding protein NETWORKED 2D isoform X2 has protein sequence MLQRAASNAYSWWWASHIRTTQSKWLDANLQEMETRVKIMLKLLGEEADTFGKRAEMYYRRRPEVINHVEEVYRAYRALVERYDHLSKELHKANHTIATACPQHDVSLLQEQDDAEFTPIRIQESTTTVQEVLNPKGHARPCAPHFTKQNAQQEIDTLQKAILVLQTEKEFVKSSYETGITKYREIEKQIADMQDQVCHIQNEFDAHASIEDDEARALMTITALRSCQGTVANLVKIFEELVRVAAGESEKVNYLRQKLYAMNYIIDPSKGEVGTTNIAVKNRVYPNTQEILELQPIYEKIEKFFELNSESVVQEMAERVDELVDKVMNLELKFPKQSAQIKQLKEDNDSLKDRLDDLQDEIALRDDPSDLSEQLKLAEDELNRVKALERSVIEEEVLVSTVFSEVVSCITNISKAFGSIDPEDMTSLSAAVENDGEITSDDISTSLPEEEFRGTEEATTDDNLGRDRCRKEDASGVEGHDSLDGTDGIDDCKNGNEENFQSENRLIQEDLMDKRSIQASNNIDRIVIPGKENGFNNACEGKIDCSPSGNTKKYRDIGNDVIDNSVQGESLKGEHPPTVISQTHLPHSECLDTLTNKSDSDEKGSSVVVTVNSFGGSKRIQGLRIGGDENSMSGNSLIQEELRDDKSLKTPGYVNLVGSTNQHSLSDGSTTEEISLPKVSNSCFSDADMRLELCHTEEAISVEEWPKQDGQLIAPETMKSLNGGSKVDSSEKGGRTSLEHMNSIQDLKTSELVDAHSSRVYQQVPKVTTKSNNIASCIPHGELEMRSSDGREHTRQASTLSKPGSMSLRVNSSLVAERDAPSWQEFLLDGIEGREALLLDDYTLILRNYKETKRRLAELEKKNEQHPKETKTVIRELRNANSMKYVEIQSLRDLLDPSEDISSTHSKMGFNRSNHPLDTEISVLEGIDVRHTGVRKNTSPFEVKFRSEIDALVEENLQFLVRFSMACHRMQDFDSKYQELQKGMGDFEVKKTGEPDAAAESDPAEKKLRELRTELDVWFEQNALLDQDLQLKTMSLCRLQEEIAEALRASAETDGGRFTPYEAAKFQGEVLNMQQSSGKIERELQSALKRMRELEGKVNDGLQKLRESFDLSCRRSSLVEEESSSTSYHSQFKHFPTRTRVPLRNFLFGTKPKKKSIFACINPTLQKQFSDL, from the exons ATGCTGCAGCGGGCGGCAAGCAATGCCTACTCGTGGTGGTGGGCGAGCCACATCCGCACCACGCAGTCCAAATGGCTCGACGCCAATCTCCAAG AGATGGAAACCAGAGTCAAGATCATGCTCAAGCTCCTGGGAGAGGAAGCCGATACGTTCGGCAAGAGAGCCGAGATGTACTACCGCAGGAGGCCAGAGGTGATTAACCATGTGGAAGAGGTTTACAGGGCCTACAGAGCTCTCGTTGAACGCTACGACCACTTATCCAAGGAGCTGCATAAGGCCAACCACACCATTGCTACTGCATGCCCACAACACGACGTCTCCTTGTTACAAGAACAAGACGATGCTGAATTCACACCCATCAGAATACAGGAATCCACTACTACTGTACAGGAGGTTTTGAACCCAAAAGGACATGCGCGCCCCTGTGCTCCTCACTTCACCAAACAGAATGCGCAACAAGAGATCGACACACTTCAAAAGGCTATACTTGTCCTGCAAACCGAGAAAGAATTCGTTAAGAGCTCTTACGAGACTGGGATTACCAAGTATCGGGAGATCGAGAAGCAGATTGCAGATATGCAGGACCAGGTATGCCACATCCAAAATGAGTTTGATGCACATGCGTCCATCGAGGATGATGAAGCCCGTGCCCTGATGACCATTACAGCTCTTAGATCTTGTCAAGGCACAGTAGCTAATCTTGTGAAAATATTTGAAGAGTTAGTCAGGGTTGCAGCAGGGGAGTCCGAAAAAGTAAATTATCTCCGACAAAAACTGTATGCTATGAACTACATCATTGACCCGTCTAAGGGAGAAGTTGGCACAACAAACATCGCAGTGAAAAATAGAGTTTATCCTAATACTCAGGAAATACTGGAGCTGCAacctatatatgaaaaaatcgAAAAGTTTTTTGAGCTCAACTCTGAATCTGTTGTGCAGGAGATGGCAGAGAGAGTTGATGAGCTTGTTGATAAGGTCATGAACTTGGAGCTCAAATTCCCAAAGCAGTCCGCTCAAATCAAGCAGCTGAAGGAAGATAATGATAGCCTCAAAGATAGGTTGGATGATCTACAAGATGAGATAGCACTTCGAGATGATCCAAGTGACTTAAGTGAACAGCTCAAGTTAGCAGAAGATGAGTTGAACAGAGTCAAGGCTCTTGAAAGATCTGTTATTGAGGAAGAAGTTCTTGTTAGCACAGTCTTTTCTGAAGTTGTTAGTTGCATCACTAATATCTCAAAGGCCTTTGGATCTATTGATCCAGAGGACATGACTAGTTTATCAGCTGCAGTTGAAAATGATGGGGAAATAACATCAGATGATATCAGCACCTCACTGCCAGAAGAAGAATTCAGGGGTACAGAGGAAGCAACTACAGATGATAATTTGGGCAGAGACAGGTGTAGAAAAGAAGATGCCTCAGGAGTTGAGGGTCATGATTCACTAGATGGTACTGATGGCATTGATGACTGTAAGAATGGCAACGAGGAAAACTTTCAAAGTGAAAATCGCTTAATCCAAGAAGACTTGATGGATAAAAGGTCAATACAAGCTAGCAATAACATTGATCGAATTGTTATTCCAGGCAAAGAAAATGGTTTTAACAACGCATGTGAAGGCAAAATAGATTGCAGCCCATCAGGTAATACGAAGAAATATAGAGACATAGGAAATGATGTTATTGACAACTCTGTTCAAGGGGAAAGTTTGAAAGGTGAACATCCACCAACGGTAATAAGTCAGACTCACCTCCCACACTCAGAATGTTTAGATACTTTAACCAATAAAAGTGACTCCGATGAGAAAGGGTCATCAGTGGTTGTTACTGTGAATTCATTCGGAGGCAGCAAGAGAATACAAGGCTTAAGGATTGGTGGCGATGAAAATTCTATGTCTGGGAACAGCTTGATCCAGGAAGAACTCAGAGATGACAAATCACTAAAAACACCTGGATATGTTAATTTGGTTGGTTCTACAAACCAACATAGTTTGAGTGATGGAAGCACCACTGAAGAAATCTCATTACCCAAAGTTTCTAATAGTTGTTTCAGTGATGCAGATATGAGACTGGAATTATGTCATACTGAAGAAGCAATATCTGTTGAAGAATGGCCAAAACAAGATGGTCAGCTGATTGCCCCAGAAACTATGAAAAGTTTGAACGGAGGCAGCAAAGTTGACTCATCTGAGAAAGGTGGCCGCACTTCATTAGAGCATATGAACAGCATACAGGATTTGAAGACTAGTGAACTTGTGGATGCACATTCGTCAAGAGTGTATCAGCAAGTACCCAAAGTAACAACAAAATCAAACAATATTGCTAGTTGCATTCCTCATGGTGAGCTAGAGATGAGAAGTTCGGATGGCAGAGAACATACAAGACAAGCAAGTACCTTGAGCAAGCCTGGAAGCATGAGCTTGCGCGTCAATTCTAGTTTGGTTGCAGAAAGAGATGCACCTAGCTGGCAGGAGTTTCTCCTTGATGGCATTGAAGGTAGAGAAGCATTATTGCTAGACGACTACACTTTAATTCTCCGGAACTATAAAGAAACAAAGAGAAGGCTTGCTgaattggaaaagaaaaatgagCAACATCCCAAAGAGACAAAGACAGTAATAAGGGAGTTGAGGAATGCAAATTCCATGAAATATGTTGAGATCCAGTCCCTAAGAGATCTCCTGGATCCTTCAGAAGATATATCATCCACACATAGTAAAATGGGTTTTAacagatcaaatcatcctttggACACAGAAATTTCTGTGCTGGAGGGAATCGATGTAAGACACACTGGTGTACGGAAGAATACTTCACCTTTCGAAGTGAAGTTCAGATCTGAGATTGATGCTCTGGTTGAGGAAAACTTGCAGTTCTTGGTAAGGTTTAGCATGGCTTGCCACCGCATGCAGGACTTTGACAGCAAATATCAGGAGCTACAAAAGGGAATGGGGGATTTTGAAGTTAAGAAGACAGGAGAACCTGATGCTGCAGCCGAGTCTGATCCTGCTGAAAAGAAGTTGAGAGAGCTAAGAACTGAACTGGATGTATGGTTTGAACAGAATGCACTTCTTGATCAAGACCTGCAGCTCAAAACCATGTCTCTTTGCAGATTGCAGGAGGAGATAGCTGAAGCCTTGCGTGCTAGCGCAGAGACTGATGGTGGTAGGTTTACACCATACGAAGCAGCCAAGTTTCAAGGGGAGGTACTGAACATGCAACAGTCTAGTGGTAAGATCGAGAGGGAGTTACAGTCAGCACTGAAGCGCATGAGAGAACTTGAAGGCAAGGTCAATGACGGCTTGCAGAAGCTGCGTGAGAGCTTTGATCTTTCATGCAGGAGGTCATCTTTGGTGGAGGAAGaaagcagcagcaccagctaCCACAGCCAATTCAAACACTTCCCGACTAGAACAAGAGTGCCATTGCGGAACTTCCTATTCGGCACAAAGCCGAAGAAGAAATCAATATTTGCCTGCATAAATCCTACGTTGCAGAAACAGTTCAGCGATCTGTGA
- the LOC4344402 gene encoding uncharacterized protein isoform X1 — protein MDDRDLDSAALWAAVDSAAAAQASRRDHDRTHLRNLEDDEHRDRGGEVVQPARPFKVPRLLTTPPPPSPRPLQLQMAPRPHSSPNLTLTPDATRLVVVDTPPPTPTACFAAHDLFPAISVANFRKYQEAALSILDKSDYTSISGNPYIKKSGWRKISCFFNISFEIKDRSIEFDENRNVNRAEFLVRASMQGGRFSDGWGSCDRREKKFNKPNHDVPSTAETRAKNKACQIKEAEAKKTARGGQTAKTSGK, from the exons ATGGACGACCGCGACCTGGACTCCGCCGCGCTCTGGGCCGCCGTCGactcggcggccgccgcccaaGCCTCCCGCCGCGACCACGACCGTACGCACCTCCGCAATCTGGAGGACGACGAGCATCGAGATCGAGGAGGCGAGGTGGTGCAGCCCGCCCGTCCCTTCAAGGTCCCTCGACTCCTGACTACGCCGCCCCCGCCCTCTCCTCGGCCTCTGCAACTGCAGATGGCCCCCCGGCCCCATTCCTCGCCCAACCTCACCCTCACGCCCGACGCCACcaggctcgtcgtcgtcgacaccCCACCTCCCACACCTACCGCCTGCTTCGCCGCCCACGACCTCTTCCCCGCCATCTCCGTCGCCAACTTCAGAAAGTACCAGGAGGCAGCCCTCTCG ATTCTAGATAAAAGCGACTACACCTCCATCAGTGGGAATCCATACATCAAGAAATCAG GCTGGAGGAAAATATCATGCTTCTTCAATATCTCATTTGAAATCAAGGACCGCTCCATTGAGTTCGATGAAAACCGCAATGTCAACCGTGCCGAGTTTCTCGTTCGAGCATCGATGCA AGGTGGCAGGTTTTCGGATGGTTGGGGTTCATGTGATCGGCGTGAGAAAAAATTTAACAAACCAAACCATGATGTTCCCAGCACAGCTGAAACCAGAGCTAAGAACAAAGCCTGTCAG ATCAAGGAGGCAGAAGCAAAAAAAACTGCTAGAGGGGGCCAGACTGCTAAGACGAGTGGGAagtga
- the LOC4344402 gene encoding uncharacterized protein isoform X2, whose translation MDDRDLDSAALWAAVDSAAAAQASRRDHDRTHLRNLEDDEHRDRGGEVVQPARPFKVPRLLTTPPPPSPRPLQLQMAPRPHSSPNLTLTPDATRLVVVDTPPPTPTACFAAHDLFPAISVANFRKYQEAALSILDKSDYTSISGNPYIKKSGWRKISCFFNISFEIKDRSIEFDENRNVNRAEFLVRASMQGGRFSDGWGSCDRREKKFNKPNHDVPSTAETRAKNKACQDLVGIGNSHTLKNSLG comes from the exons ATGGACGACCGCGACCTGGACTCCGCCGCGCTCTGGGCCGCCGTCGactcggcggccgccgcccaaGCCTCCCGCCGCGACCACGACCGTACGCACCTCCGCAATCTGGAGGACGACGAGCATCGAGATCGAGGAGGCGAGGTGGTGCAGCCCGCCCGTCCCTTCAAGGTCCCTCGACTCCTGACTACGCCGCCCCCGCCCTCTCCTCGGCCTCTGCAACTGCAGATGGCCCCCCGGCCCCATTCCTCGCCCAACCTCACCCTCACGCCCGACGCCACcaggctcgtcgtcgtcgacaccCCACCTCCCACACCTACCGCCTGCTTCGCCGCCCACGACCTCTTCCCCGCCATCTCCGTCGCCAACTTCAGAAAGTACCAGGAGGCAGCCCTCTCG ATTCTAGATAAAAGCGACTACACCTCCATCAGTGGGAATCCATACATCAAGAAATCAG GCTGGAGGAAAATATCATGCTTCTTCAATATCTCATTTGAAATCAAGGACCGCTCCATTGAGTTCGATGAAAACCGCAATGTCAACCGTGCCGAGTTTCTCGTTCGAGCATCGATGCA AGGTGGCAGGTTTTCGGATGGTTGGGGTTCATGTGATCGGCGTGAGAAAAAATTTAACAAACCAAACCATGATGTTCCCAGCACAGCTGAAACCAGAGCTAAGAACAAAGCCTGTCAG GACCTTGTTGGTATCGGAAATAGCCATACATTGAAGAACAGCCTTGGCTGA